The DNA window GCGCTCGAAGTGCCGGAAATCGCTGGTCAGCGCCAGCGAGACGCCCGGCCCGCTGTGTGAGTAGGATGTGTAGACCACCGCGTAGCGCTCTAGCTCGGGCACAAAGGTGATGCGAGGGTCTTCCACGCCCCACAGCTCCTCGGGCCAGGTATCTGGCTCGGGCAGCATGCTGGGCTGCGGGTCGATCTGCCAGCCGTTGACCCCATTGGCCGAGCGGGCGGCGCATAGGTGCGAGTGCCCCCGCCGATCCTCGACGCGGCAGAGCAGCAGAGTGGTGCCATCCTGCAGGCGGGTCGCGCCGGGGTTGAACACCGTATGGACCGGGTAGGGCCAGTCCGACGGGGTGAGGATGGGGTTGCCGTGATAGCGCTCAAATAGTGACTCGTAGTGCTCTGGCATGTCGCATGTTCTCTTTTCACTCGGATGCATGGGTGCGGCGTGGCGAAAGGATCGACTCGTAGATCTTCAGGTAGCCCTCAACCATCTGCTCGCGGCTGAAGTGCGCCGCCACGTGGGCGCGGATCTGCGCTGGCTCAAGCTGCCCCAGCATGCCCAGCGCAGCCACGGCGGCGGCCTCGTCCTCCACGATGAAGCCGGTGCGCCCGTGGTCTACCACCTCTGGGATGGAGCCGCGGCGGTAGGCGATCACCGGCGTGCCGCAGGCCATTGCCTCGATCATGGTTAGGCCAAACGGCTCCTCAAAATTAATCAGGTGCAGCAGCGCGGTCGCTCGGCCCAGCAGCATATTGCGCGCCTGCGGCCCGACGACGCCGATATAGCGGATCTGGTCGTTATCGATGTGCGGCGCGATCTGCCGCGCGTAGTAGTCGCGATCCTGCACGATCCCCGCCAGGATCAGGTGCTGGCCGGACTGCTTGGCGACGCGAATGGCCTCGGCGGCCCCTTTGTCGGGGTGGATGCGCCCGAAGAACAGCAGATATTCGCGCGCGCCCTGCCGCAGGCTGAAATCTTCCATGGGGATGCCGTTGTAGACGGTGGCGCAGTAGCTGAGCGAGGGGTCGCGATTCGCCTCGCTGATCGACACGTAGTGGGTGCTCTGGTTGTAGCGCTGGTAGACCGGCAGGATCTTCTCGGATGAGAAGCCGTGGATGGTGGTCAGCACCGGCGTCGCCACCAGCGCGCTGTAGGAGAGCGGCAGGAAGTCGAAGTGGTTATGGATGATATCGAACTCGGCGGCGCGCTCGAAGGCGGATGCGATGTGCAGGCACTCCCAGACCTTTGGGTCGATGGTCTCGTCCTCGGCGTAGGGGTGCGGGCAGACCGCCGCGAGCTGCCCGCTGGTGTGCGAGTCGGCGGTGGCGAAGAGCGTGACATCCACACCGCGCGCCACCAGCCCCTCGGTGAGCACCGATACGACCTGCTCCCACGGGCCATAGTGGCGCGGCGGGACGCGCCACGCGATTGGGGCCAGCATGGCCACCCGCCGCGCGGCCATGGGGGTAGGGTTGCTCATCGGGTTTGCCGTCCATTGGTTTTTTTCGTGGGCGTGCGGAAGACCGGGACCGAGATCGCCGTCGGCATCGTCGGCAGCAGCCCATCCTGCCGCTCGGTGTCTAGCCGCATTTCCGTCAGCGCCAGCAGAAAGGCCAGGGTCGATTCTGCGCCCTGGTTCTGGTTCACGCGGTCGCACTCCAGCCCATCGTGGCAGCCGCCGGTCCGGTCATCGTAGAGCGGCAGCCCCAGATCGTTGTGGCCCAGAAACCACTCGAAGGCGCGGCATGCCATATCGTGCCAGTGTTCATCTGCTGTGATCTGGTAGGCCGCCAGCGAGGCCATCACCATCGCGTGGGCCTCGATCGGCTGCTGGTCGAAGCGGGCCGGGGCCGCGCCAGCGGCGTAGAAGCCGTGGCAGCCGATCAGGGTGAAATGCCCGTCCTCGGCGTGCTGCACCGACGCGAGCCAGCGCAGCGACTCCAGCCCTGATGCGCGCATGTCGGCGCGATCGAGCGAGACGCCGCTGACCAGCAGGGCGTGGGGCAGCACAGCGTTA is part of the Chloroflexia bacterium SDU3-3 genome and encodes:
- a CDS encoding glycosyltransferase family 4 protein, whose protein sequence is MAARRVAMLAPIAWRVPPRHYGPWEQVVSVLTEGLVARGVDVTLFATADSHTSGQLAAVCPHPYAEDETIDPKVWECLHIASAFERAAEFDIIHNHFDFLPLSYSALVATPVLTTIHGFSSEKILPVYQRYNQSTHYVSISEANRDPSLSYCATVYNGIPMEDFSLRQGAREYLLFFGRIHPDKGAAEAIRVAKQSGQHLILAGIVQDRDYYARQIAPHIDNDQIRYIGVVGPQARNMLLGRATALLHLINFEEPFGLTMIEAMACGTPVIAYRRGSIPEVVDHGRTGFIVEDEAAAVAALGMLGQLEPAQIRAHVAAHFSREQMVEGYLKIYESILSPRRTHASE